A genomic stretch from Arachis stenosperma cultivar V10309 chromosome 3, arast.V10309.gnm1.PFL2, whole genome shotgun sequence includes:
- the LOC130967216 gene encoding uncharacterized protein LOC130967216, whose product MRSEIKFTNKDLLSVFMKPSTSFTEFQDIIIRKLGLQGMKRVEKLLYRIPIFLLLDNVKYDSFVIGSDEYLEVLFHSTAACSSSRPVGVSSSLPVIEPEAVLVTSPSFAGDLNRTRDRERVDTGSVVDVAIAMADIDDVVPEFRQGGAPDGVEDDKEEVVLSVKTYSIRCGIEYKVLESDYCKYHGKCKYFGNGCTWMIRISLRQRRGIWEIKRYNRSHTCLATSISSDHMRLDYHVISAFILSMIRSDAVVSIKVFQNATKAHFGFRPNYMKVWMAKQKVVAQIYGD is encoded by the exons ATGCGCTCCGAAATTAAGTTTACTAATAAGGATCTGCTTAGTGTTTTTATGAAACCTTCGACGAGTTTCACCGAGTTTCAAGATATTATAATCCGAAAACTGGGGCTGCAAGGCATGAAACGGGTGGAGAAGTTATTATACAGAATTCCGATATTCCTTTTGTTGGATAATGTGAAGTATGATTCGTTCGTCATAGGCAGCGACGAATATTTGGAAGTTCTGTTTCATT CCACAGCAGCCTGCTCTAGTTCGAGGCCTGTTGGTGTCTCTTCATCTCTGCCCGTGATTGAGCCTGAGGCAGTTTTGGTGACCTCGCCGTCCTTCGCTGGTGATCTAAACCGCACTCGTGACAGAGAAAGGGTTGACACTGGGTCCGTAGTTGATGTTGCGATAGCGATGGCCGACATTGATGATGTGGTACCAGAATTTCGACAGGGTGGAGCACCGGATGGTGTGGAAGAT GATAAAGAGGAGGTCGTGTTGAGCGTGAAGACTTACAGCATCCGATGTGGGATTGAGTATAAAGTGTTGGAATCCGATTACTGCAAGTACCATGGCAAGTGTAAGTATTTCGGCAACGGGTGCACATGGATGATTCGTATCAGTCTCCGGCAGCGTAGAGGTATTTGGGAGATAAAACGATACAATAGATCGCATACTTGTCTGGCCACTTCGATATCCAGTGATCACATGAGGCTAGATTACCATGTGATCTCGGCTTTCATACTGTCTATGATTAGATCCGATGCTGTCGTGTCGATCAAGGTATTTCAGAATGCGACAAAGGCCCATTTTGGTTTCAGACCGAATTACATGAAGGTTTGGATGGCTAAGCAGAAAGTCGTGGCTCAGATTTACGGAGACTGA